In Candidatus Glassbacteria bacterium, one genomic interval encodes:
- a CDS encoding AAA family ATPase — protein MRTTVFTKTSNVERFLAGITEVEKRGAAEACLMLVEGKPGLGKTMVARWWAVQQGAVYLRAKTTWTPNRALANLITELGGSASGYRSDLFNDALTLMARDETPPAVVLDEVEHTLHDSKVLETFRDLSDLLEFPLVLIGMEGIGRRLDRHEQISSRIARRVKFEPATLEDTALCVKEKAEVAMAEDLVAELHRLSKGKIRSVLNGIALVENIARRNGWKEVKLADLRGLELIHDWRAMRPGLVNRNGKK, from the coding sequence ATGCGTACCACGGTCTTTACAAAAACGTCAAACGTCGAACGGTTCCTGGCCGGAATCACCGAAGTGGAAAAGCGGGGGGCGGCGGAAGCCTGCCTGATGCTCGTTGAAGGGAAGCCCGGCCTGGGCAAGACGATGGTGGCCCGCTGGTGGGCCGTGCAACAAGGCGCGGTCTACCTTCGCGCCAAGACGACCTGGACCCCCAACCGGGCCTTGGCGAATCTCATCACCGAATTGGGAGGGAGCGCCTCGGGGTACCGCTCCGATTTATTCAATGACGCCCTCACCCTGATGGCCCGGGATGAGACGCCCCCAGCCGTGGTGTTGGATGAAGTGGAGCACACCCTCCATGACTCGAAGGTGCTGGAGACCTTCCGGGACCTTTCCGACCTGCTTGAATTTCCCCTTGTTTTGATCGGTATGGAGGGCATCGGCCGCCGCCTGGACCGGCACGAACAAATCTCATCGCGCATTGCCCGCCGGGTGAAGTTTGAGCCCGCCACTCTGGAGGACACCGCCCTGTGCGTGAAGGAGAAGGCCGAAGTCGCGATGGCGGAAGACCTGGTGGCCGAACTGCACCGTCTCTCGAAAGGGAAGATTCGCAGCGTCCTCAACGGAATCGCCCTGGTGGAAAACATTGCCCGGCGCAACGGCTGGAAGGAAGTCAAACTGGCCGACCTGCGGGGCCTTGAACTCATCCACGACTGGCGGGCTATGCGCCCTGGCCTGGTCAATAGAAACGGGAAGAAATGA
- a CDS encoding helix-turn-helix transcriptional regulator translates to MWLELLKRAVADTSQARAAARIGYSPATVNLILHGKYKGSLENVAAKVLAALGSVECPWLGSVIGAELCFLYRTRKVPANDPAEVKFWRHCQRCEAWQPPNGKGEKP, encoded by the coding sequence ATGTGGCTAGAACTGTTGAAGCGCGCGGTGGCGGATACAAGCCAAGCCAGGGCCGCCGCCCGGATCGGGTACTCCCCGGCCACCGTCAATCTGATCTTGCACGGGAAGTACAAGGGGAGCCTGGAGAACGTCGCGGCGAAGGTGCTGGCGGCCCTGGGCTCGGTTGAGTGCCCGTGGCTGGGGTCGGTAATCGGCGCGGAGTTGTGCTTCTTATACCGCACTCGGAAAGTCCCGGCGAACGACCCGGCCGAAGTCAAATTCTGGCGGCATTGCCAGCGTTGCGAAGCCTGGCAGCCGCCCAATGGGAAGGG